The following nucleotide sequence is from Salvia splendens isolate huo1 chromosome 2, SspV2, whole genome shotgun sequence.
TACTCAAAGTGGTATGGGTTCAAGTCCAGCAGAGTTTGGCTTCTTTTGTGATTCCTCTGTCAACCATGGCAATATGCAGATTCATGCTGAGAACGGGGCATCAGCTGAGACCTCGCAGGTACAAAATATACAAGATGATCAGCCAAGCGTAACACCCTTGACCGTGGACAATCCCCCTCAACAGAATGCTGAAGTAGCTGCATATACCTCCCCAATGGATGATGCTGTCTGCCAGTTTCCTGAAAGTGGAGTACCTGGCTCGTTTGACTTTCATCTTCTTGACAGTAGCTGGATGTTTGAAAATCAGTCATTTGCAGGAGCTGTGGAAGCTGCTGCTTCACCTAACTGGAATGTATACTCACCTGAAACTGCTTTTGCCGATACAGGTAACTTGTTTGATATTTAAAACTTTCATCATCATGATGCTGATCGAAATGTGCTGGACGGGAAGGAATCGTGGTTCTGATGATGTTAAGTAGGCTGCTCAATTCAGTTTGCATTCTCCTTCTGTAAATTAAGCACACCATATCCCTCGTATCAATGTTCGGGCTAATTATatgtttcatacaaaatgttttacctttatttcaatttagtacaagaAGTATTAAGtgtacatatttcatacaaaaagttacaTTAGTGTTTTAAACTAATACATTCTggtaaatattttaaacaccgttagtttataatttgtccaacttatcatcacaataaaagaataattggagatttaatacaattaataacTCTAAAAAAATATCAGTCAATACTAATTCTTCCAGCAATTGATCGtggtttaaaaaaattatgtctctcaatatgctcaattTTTTATTGTATCCTTTATAGAACACAGTATAAAATAAGTCCATATTTCATATTTACAAAATGACTAATTTGAGCTTCTAATAGTCAATAAgccaatatttaatttttacaaaaaaattcaatattttttagttatatTCTCGATTGTTACATGAGAAAGCtttgaaaataaaatgcaatacgctaatttgatggtgaagagtggtgattttttttctctgtgttttttcatttttgtgagtaataaaaataactgtgtttgaaataattaatggaaagttttaatttaaaattttttgtacaaatttgaaacattgatgaaactttttgtatgtatgatgtaattggaagtaacggtgttagtagggatttaacggaatgtattaatttaaaacaataatgtaactttttgtatgaaatatgtaaacttaatacttttggtactaaattgaaacaaagatAAAACagtttgtatgaaatatgtaactATCCCTCCATGTTCTGTATAGTATTACTAGGAAGTCTATccatttctttaattataaatgTTGTAATTTTAGTTTGCAGTTTGTTTGCTGGCTACATGCGTTTTTATTTTTGacattaggccatccgcaatggggcggacgatggcacgcccgatggtctcggacgatgacacgcgtttttgattttctatttaaatctcgtttctcattcatttgtacatacgaacatatcgactatctctttacatattctctctcaacatccaaccaaaatgaatctcggcgacgacaccaatagttctagttcgtctgagtctggtagttcgacgtcagaagcattagatgcagccgttgaagaggccatgacGGCATGCTATGCGGGTGCggcaatgcagcgcgaggaggaggcggcggcagcggcggctgagcaagtccataggcctattcgacataggacgtatgtccgacgcgaccacccggaagctcacagacgtctggttgaacactattttgccgatcaaccacaatggggcccgactgttttccgccaccggtttagaatgtcgcggtacctttttctcagcattgttcggacattgtcttcacgtgatgaatacttcacgtttcgggaggacggcatcggcaaacccggccttacaccattgcaaaagtgcacgactgctattcgtcagttgacatacggcaccacgacggacCTTTTTGACAAGTACCTCCACTGCGGGGAttctacaggccgcgagtgtctgaagcgcttttgtcgggggatagtagaggcctatggcgacacatatttgcgcaagccgactgccactgattgccagggtctgatgcagatgcacgagacggcgcacgggtttcctgggatgctcgggagcatcgactgtatgcactgacagtggaagaattgtccgacggcgtggagaggccaattcacaagtggatacaagggcagccacccgacgatgatcctcgaagccgtcgctgaccatcgactctggatctggcatgcttactttggcgtagccgggtcgaacaacgacattaacgtcctcaactcgtccaccctcttcaccgagcaatgtaacggcaacggcccggccatcgagttcactgccaacagacgccaataccatatggggtactacttggccgatggcatctacccacggtggccagttttcctaaagacgatcagctgcccaattggtgagaagagggtttatttgcgcaaaagcaggagtcggtgcggaaggatgtcgagcgggcatttggtgtgctccaatcacggtgggcaattgtgaaagggccggctcgttcctggtacaaggaagtcatcgccgatgtcatatatgcgtgcataatcatgcacaacatgatagtcgagaatgaaggtggaagcatcaccgattggaatgaagatgaccgtgcatctagctcgtccggcacgtcgaccgagacacccgatagagggttaccgttaggcttcaatgaggttctatctagacaggcctcaatgcgcaaccaacaggatcatgcgcaactcatgagcgacatgattgaagaagtgtgggctcgtaaccgccgtcgctgagtttgcgttttttttaattcgcattgtaatgtattaatttttattaaatgaaatgaagtttttgaaattcgtattttaatttattaagtttttttaaattcgtatggattttgtaaatattaaaaaaatgatgatgtggcgcgccatagggcgcgccttagggcgccccactgcaggtggggaggtaggaggataaaactgatgacgtggcacgccttagggcgccccattgctgatGCCCTTAGAGCTTCATGCTGCTGGAAGGGAAATTGATGAGTTATATCTCAGCATGTTTGTCAGTTAGGTTTGTTATCCCTCTTGGTTTAGAGCTTGTCAAAGTTGCTACTTCACACAAggtttgaattttaaaaaaattaaaatatcagCTTGTTATCGTATAGCCATGtctaaataactaaaaatatcATAATCTTGGAACAAAAGAGTAAGAATAAATTGTTTGGTTATAAGCTTAAACGGATGTTTTTGCGTAATTGCCAGCAATAAGGTCAAGGTAATAAACACCAAAATCTGAAGAGGTAAACTTAAACAGACGGCATCATCCACAGTAGCAGAAGACACTCAAAACATACGAGCAATAAGACAGTGGAGTTGTATGGGAGATTTTGTTAAGAGCACaattctcttaacgaagaaattctgcgattacactcgcaacacaccaatccggcgccccgaacgttggggtcggcggctcaattcgtggctggcgcggagaacttcctccgtcggcagtcttccaggtttgataaggagtattgcacaagtaatgtgggcaaattatttcttcattcaattCATCGATGGATTTCCCCATACAATGAtataatctctcctatttataatactagatactaataccctaacttaatgaccaagaaaataatataagaaaagaagatatgcaaatccctactatatctaaactaaataataataggctcgtaacaactcccccacggttaaaatccaccttgtcctcaaggtgggaaccacgacacAATGACGATCTTCGCGAAAATATGCTTTGGTGAGGCGTCTTCTCCTGaatcaaacacatatcgaacaaCTAAACGTTTCCCTTCATCCCCTCcatcaaaaatcaacaaaggagaccccaTGTAGTCCGCAAAATTCCATCCCAAAACGAAAAGCTCGTCCATGCTTCCAAGAATGCTCAAACATGGCGtgtcattgcgcggagggatcaacctagCATCGGTGTCGAGTGATGTTGATCGAGGATTCAGCCGTGTAGGATCCCTAACATGCAAATTCCCACAGATAAAGACAATCTCCTTCAAACGTATTGGAAAGGACGGTGCAACTTTGTTTCCAACTAATGCACATCGATAAGCACCACAATTTTTGCTTAAACAATTCTCAACAACATCGTTAGATGTCATTCGAGCAGCATCGAGAGATGCGACgaccttcttcacttcctcaatggaatcaacctcctcgtcgtcatctaACAATGTTTCTTCCTCTTCACTGATATAGGGGCAGCATGGCGGAGAGATCACAGCGGGTGGGGGCAGTTCATCTAACAATCCGCTCTCCTCTCCTCTATCGTCGTCGGGGATGCAAGATGGAACTGTTGGGGGATGATTCGAAGATGGGACAGCAGCTACAGCGGGTAGTGGCGCTGCCGAATGGCCGTGGCTTGTCATGCTCAAGCAAGATGGTGAGCGttgtggtggtggcggcgggaCAACAATGACAGTTAGTTGTGAGTTGCTAGATGGGTCATGGTCGACATCAACGTCTTCATCATATCCCTCAGAGTCACCATCATAATCAGGGTAATATATAGAAGCGTTGTCTTCATAATCCCGATTACCCATCGACACCCGAGCACCCGGCAGGTCCCAACAGGATGGTTGGCGAGAAGGCCCGTGCTGCGGCTCCAGAAATTGACGACGCGGGAACCCCCTGTACGTGGGCGGTGGCCCGTAACGAgtttggtggaggtggtgcgGCCGGCATCTATCCGGTTGATATGGAGGCGGCGGTGGGTACCTATCCGGCTGGTGGTGTTGTGGCCGTCGGTACGTAGGCTGGGTGTAAAGCCGACGCTGCTTGTCCCAATCAGTGCCGCCACGATCAGGAAGACCGTTAGGTGGTTCTGGATCAGGCCGTTGTGGTGGTTGAAGCTTCCCCCGTCGTCGGTCCTTCGCATCCAAAAGCGACTCCAATTTGTCGAATCTAGCCATGATCTTCTCAAACCCAAGGGACAAGGGGTCGCCCGACCACGCCACGTCGATGCAGTTGTGTGACATGATAATGGAAAAAATTGGATGTTGATGTCCTTCCACGTAGAAATTGACCTCTAATTAGGGTGAATGGATGCGGAGGGTGAGAaccgatgaaagcaccagttgttaagagcacaattctcttaacgaagaaattctgcgattacactcgcaacacaccaatccggcgccccgaacgttggggtcggcggctcaattcgtggctggcgcggagaacttcctccgtcggcagtcttccaggtttgataaggagtattgcacaagtaatgtgggcaaattatttcttcattcaattCATCGATGGATTTCCCCATACAATGAtataatctctcctatttataatactagatactaataccctaacttaatgaccaagaaaataatataagaaaagaagatatgcaaatccctactatatctaaactaaataataataggcTCGTAACAAGATACgaacctatattattattatttactttagttattattattattatttagtttagatattatagggatttagcatatctctttctatatctttgttttcttgttcattaagtcagtagcattataaataggatagactgttatctttttaatcattcaatgaaatacaatattattttggccaagtccacttgtgattctttgaatccctaattccttacgctacctgctgcccgacggaaggtctccgcgcacagccggaacgtatatctgatctgtagtcgttgcccgacgggttggaacccgcgcacagccgcccagatctttatctccgctgaccctcacgggcgccggattatctttatctcgttattgtctgttttatcggatcgttagggatctaggtccttaacaactggtgctttcatccagagctCAGCATCCTCCGTCTGCGTTCATCCATATCCCCAAATAAATCACCACCATTTCTACCACAACCACGATACAGTCCgtcgacatgtcatacgactatgCCAGCTATTGCCATCGTAAATACAATTTCCCACAACTCGTGCAGCCGTTTCACCCTTGCCACACCCGACAGCCcacttgctgggacccaccatggACCCGTCGGACCACTGCATATCAACATTCTTCATCCTACGAGCTAGATATGTACTGGCCATCACCGCCCAAGCGCCGAcctacctgttgggacccaccggcgcaacagcaggaccgcggctacccgaccgttgaccggccccgacgctcggagacgtgctgggaccgacctcgccctcgggaggaggtgagagcgcgagtccagcccgcctcccaccagccctgctactccaccgaaaagccaacgcgagacctgtacagtcagcccgcacgtgtgaccagtcaaactccggagcagccacgcctgctGCTAATACGAgtctcccaggcggagaagtcagaacggtccaggttgggtctctgctggcactgtcccgagaaatgggtgatgggacatgtgtgtaaacaacgcattctctgttatgcggatgatggggaggagtttgaggagaacattcaagatgagaatttcaccgaagagaaaactgataatactcccacgatagtattcggtgatgatgttccgcatgacattaccgatgttcacaatgatggcgctcctcttgatgttcaaaacaacgagtcccctggagagttcctcaagaacaaagggattgtcaagaacgacaatgagccaccgcaagtgctcgttggggtatctgatgagaagattggtgaaaaggaggagacgttgctagaagataaagaggaggaaggttctattggtgaagtggagaagataatcgcctcactcaatgttgttcaagtgtcatcccAAAATGTTattggaaattgttggggcaagaaaggagatggtgcttacaccgatttgcccgtaattgcttgtgtctatgtggatttgaatgtcggtgatgttccaagtatgaatcatcgatcaacatcgctcgacaaagatgcaaggttgatccctccgagtaaggacatgccatgcttgggcattctgggaaacgtggacaagcttttcgatttggcaaggaatttttccgacaaagttgggtctcctttgttgattttttatggaagtgaagaCTCATCTGTTCGGTgcgtgtttgatccaggaggagttgcctcgccgaagcttttgctttcatctctcctttttgcttcgtggttcccaccttgaggacaaggtgaattttaaccgtgggggagttgatacgaacctatattattattatttactttagttattattattattatttagtttagatattatagggatttagcatatctctttctatatctttgttttcttgttcattaagtcagtagcattataaataggatagactgttatctttttaatcattcaatgaaatacaatattattttggccaagtccacttgtgattctttgaatccctaattccttacgctacctgctgcccgacggaaggtctccgcgcacagccggaacgtatatctgatctgtagtcgttgcccgacgggttggaacccgcgcacagccgcccagatctttatctccgctgaccctcacgggcgccggattatctttatctcgttattgtctgttttatcggatcgttagggatCTAGGTCCTTAACAGATTTCCATAGCAATGGAAGGCTAAACGATAGCTCATACTGAAGGCAGGTGTTGGCTGAACGTGGAACCATTACTCGAACATGTCAAGCACAACACGGAGGCACATTCCTTCATGCATCATATCGAAGGCTTTGTTGATCTCAGGCAGTGTAGAAGTGTGGGTGATGTACTCATCAACCTTGATTTCCTGAAAGAAGGGCATATGTATGGTGGGAAAAGTTGAGAATGGCAGGATAAATTAACTGACTAATTAAGGAGAAGGAAGAATGTACTCACTTTCTTTAGATACTTTTCGACAAGCCATGGTACTTGTGAACGGCTTTTGAAGCCACCAAATGCTGTGCCCTTCCAGACCCGGCCAGTCACCAGCTGAAAAGGACGAGTGGAGATCTCTTGACCAGAAGCTGCAACGCCCACAATAACTGATGTTCCCCAACCCTAAAAGGTTAATACAGAAAATCAGTGATCCCTGAATGTTTTATACGATCTCATATAATTTTGTGGTGTTATAACTTGATTTAGGTACCTACCTTATGACAGCATTCTAAAGCAGCTCTCATCACACCCACATTGCCAATGCATTCAAAACTATAGTCAACACCACCATCTGTTAGATCCACAATGACCTGCTGGATTGGTTTCTCGTGATCATTTGGGTTGATGAATTCAGTCACACCAAAGTCCTTTGCTGTGCACCACAATTTTCAGCAAGATTGGGAATAAAAAGATAGCACTTCTGTTAATACTGCTTAGTTGCTAAATAATTATTGGAATTGGGAAACAAATGGCATGACCCCTTGGTGATATTTCTTTTGTAATCAAGATCTATGAGACACTAAACCAAACAACAAGTAGATCAGTATTAGACACAAGTCACATTTGTATCACTTTTATTGGTCTTCACATTGGAAGAAGTCCCTAGGACATCATTAATTAGTTCTTCAAGCACATGAAACATATTTTACTACGTGGAAGCTACATAGGCATACAAACCTTTCATATTCCATATTCTGATTAGCAAAAAACAGCGCACCCCCCTAAAACACCAAAAGATACTACAAGAACAAGtagaatatttattttcttgagTCTGCTCAACAAAACAAGGACATTAGATAAAATTGAAAAGGAGGTTGGTTCATTCCAGAATGTCTCAAGATACACAGCTTTGCTTATAGCAAGAGAAAATCCTGAAGTCGAATTTTTACATGAGCTCTTTACATACCACAGTCTATGGCATGAGCAAAAACTTAGCACTCAAAAAATATCATGCACCAAAAATTTACTAATTAATTGCACAAGAAAGTAGTGGCGAAGAAGGTGAAGTACCTCTATCAAACTTTTTGGTATCAATATCTATCCCAATGATGCGGGAAGCTCCAGAAGCTTTTGCACCCTCTGCCACCTGAATCAGAAGTATTCATCATCTTCTCTGTATGATACAAGAAGTCAATCATACTATAGAAAACTCACAGCAAGTCCAACAGTGCCGAGACCAAATACAGCAACTATGGAACCTTGTTCTACTTTTGCAGTATTCCAAACAGCTCCAAGACCTATATAAAATCAATTATACACAACAATTAATAAATTGATGGTTGTGGTATGCTACTCATAAAAAATTGTTAAAAGTTCCCCAGAAGAAAGACTTTTTGAGTTGTAAAATCAATTAGCAGAAATACACGTGATCAAACTGAGTTTCAGACACTTTAAATCAATAAGCCAGAGTTGACTGGATACTAAATTTATCCATGCAATGGGCAGCAATAACTGGAGAAGTTACTGTAAAAGACACCAAAATTTCTGGTGTTCTTTATCCTGATTGTTTAGGTTGAACTGTATGAGGGATGAAGAAATGAACTAGATCCATTTAGAATTTCGGGTGTTCATAGACAACGGGAATTTAGCAAAAAACAACAAGATAACTTATTCATATTCAACCAGGGTAGGTAAAGATCCTTGCCTGTTGGAACACCACAACCGAGCAGACACACTTTCTCCAATGGTGCTACAGGGTCAATCTTGGCAACGCTAACATCATGTACAACAGTGTACTGACTAAATGTTGATGTGCCCATGAAATGATAGATAGGCTTTCCATTGATTGAAAAGCGGCTTTTACGGTCAGTCAACATAACTCCAACTCCAGTAGCTACCCTGACTTTCCCACAGAGATTTGTCTTACCAGATTTGCAAAACTTGCATTCCTTACACTCAGCCTGATAACAGGGGATAACATGATCGCCCGCTTGAACTTCTGTCACACCTTCACCAACACTCTCAACTATCCTGAGATCCCAACAGGAACATTTATCTGATGCTTAGTCAATATTCAGAAAAGCTAATTGTTCTTTAAATTTTAGCATTTAACATACCCAGCAGCTTCATGACCAAGGATGCATGGGAATAGACCTTCAGGATCCTGCAACAAAGATAATCAAGAGATCAAATTGGCTATAGATAGGATTACGCTGGTCACTTCTTTCCCTACTATTTACTTTTTCCTTCCATTCTACAGCTCTATTGCATTATTTGGCGATATGGTGCATTCAAACACTAAATACACCCAAACCCAGAGAAGACAAACAATACTCCATTATGAACATATAAATTTCACATTTCCGATCAATACGAACAAACTCCTTCTTCTGAATCTTCGCAAAATGATTGACTAATTCACTATCATTTGCTTACATGTTTGCACAAAATAcgtacacacacacacacatttgaAATTACCTTGCCGGTCCAGGTGTAGGCATCCGTATGACAGAGAGCGGTGAAGAGGATTTTGATCCTAACCTCTCCGGCTTGCGGCGGCGCGACCTGTACCTCTTCGATCACCAGAGGTTTATTTGGTTCCCAGGCCACCGCCGCTAATTAAAATTAAGGAAAAACTAATCAACAAAACACTCAATTGATTGGCATAAAAACGGTAAAACgcataaaaatgaaaagtatCGATACCTTTGCAAGTAATGACTTGACCTTGAGTAGCCATTgatggagagaaagagagagatctACAGAGAGTGAGAGTGACGACAGGAGGCGCCGCTAGCAAACAtcaatgaataattaaattttatttagaaATCTAAACTATCCAATAAAAATAGGCCACATGGCGCAATGACCAACTCACTCCAATACTATTctagataaataatttaatttatgtcaAATAATATGTTTATTACCATTAAATTACTttaattactataaataaaattaagtacA
It contains:
- the LOC121792682 gene encoding alcohol dehydrogenase class-3-like, producing MATQGQVITCKAAVAWEPNKPLVIEEVQVAPPQAGEVRIKILFTALCHTDAYTWTGKDPEGLFPCILGHEAAGIVESVGEGVTEVQAGDHVIPCYQAECKECKFCKSGKTNLCGKVRVATGVGVMLTDRKSRFSINGKPIYHFMGTSTFSQYTVVHDVSVAKIDPVAPLEKVCLLGCGVPTGLGAVWNTAKVEQGSIVAVFGLGTVGLAVAEGAKASGASRIIGIDIDTKKFDRAKDFGVTEFINPNDHEKPIQQVIVDLTDGGVDYSFECIGNVGVMRAALECCHKGWGTSVIVGVAASGQEISTRPFQLVTGRVWKGTAFGGFKSRSQVPWLVEKYLKKEIKVDEYITHTSTLPEINKAFDMMHEGMCLRVVLDMFE